A single genomic interval of Mycolicibacterium sp. MU0053 harbors:
- a CDS encoding hemophore-related protein, with protein sequence MIKASLTRLTVTVAGLGLALTAGAGIATAAPLDSMVNTTCSYPQVMSALNAQDSAAAAQFNASSGPSMLQQFLGAPPPQRRQMANMLANYPANQPYLGLIEQVFNTCNNF encoded by the coding sequence ATGATCAAAGCGTCGTTGACCAGGCTGACCGTAACCGTTGCCGGGTTGGGTTTGGCGTTGACCGCGGGGGCCGGCATCGCAACCGCGGCGCCACTGGATTCGATGGTCAACACCACCTGCAGTTACCCGCAGGTGATGTCGGCGTTGAATGCCCAGGATTCGGCGGCCGCCGCGCAGTTCAACGCGTCCTCGGGGCCGTCCATGTTGCAACAGTTCCTCGGCGCTCCGCCGCCGCAACGTCGGCAGATGGCAAACATGCTGGCGAACTACCCGGCAAATCAGCCCTACCTTGGCCTCATCGAGCAGGTGTTCAACACCTGCAACAACTTCTGA
- a CDS encoding MmpS family transport accessory protein yields MWIPLLILAVLGAGGFTVSRLHGVFGSEVYPTYADTEVEERPPYNPKQLVLEVFGPPGSAARISYFDVDAEPQIIESASLPWSLTFDMTETTAMVNIIAQSDADTVGCRITVDDEVKAERVRQGESAFTFCVLRAA; encoded by the coding sequence GTGTGGATCCCGCTGCTCATACTGGCGGTCCTCGGTGCTGGCGGATTCACGGTTTCGCGCCTGCACGGCGTCTTCGGGTCCGAGGTCTACCCGACCTATGCGGATACCGAAGTCGAGGAACGTCCGCCCTACAACCCCAAGCAGTTGGTGCTCGAGGTTTTCGGCCCGCCCGGCTCGGCAGCCCGGATCAGTTACTTCGATGTCGACGCCGAACCGCAGATCATCGAAAGTGCAAGCTTGCCTTGGTCTTTGACGTTCGACATGACCGAGACGACCGCGATGGTGAACATCATCGCGCAGAGCGATGCCGACACCGTCGGCTGCCGTATCACCGTCGACGATGAAGTGAAGGCGGAGCGGGTGCGGCAAGGCGAAAGCGCTTTCACATTCTGTGTGCTGAGGGCCGCATGA
- a CDS encoding RND family transporter, whose amino-acid sequence MNHDPPLVARMIYRLAVPIILGWLVVVTAATFLVPSLEHVGREFSVSLVPKDGPSFHAMQRMGHNFGESDSDSVAMIVLEGQQSLGDEEHRYYDELVRQLRADPAHVQHVQDYWGDPLTATGAQSGDGKAAYVQLNLAGNQGEALANESVAAIRAIVDRTPSPPGVEAYVTGAAPLVTDMNLAGDQSIIRITIVTLAVIFTMLLFVYRSVTTAILLLLMVGIQVQAARGVVAFLGDNEIIGLSTFAVNLLVSLGIAVGTDYGIFFTGRYQEARQAGEDPVAAFYTTYRSVAKVVLASGLTIAGAIFCLSFARLPYFQTMGIPTAVAMAVAVAVALTLIPATIAVGARFGLFEPKRRIVVRRWRRLGTTIVRWPAPVLVTACVVALVGLLALPAYKTSYNDRLYVPADIPSNVGYAAAERHFPKSRMMPDILLVEADHDMRNPAGVLVLDKLAKAIFEVEGISRVQGITRPEGSPIERTSIPFMLSLQSASQQQILPFQRDRMDDMVVQADDLESMIGIMQRMYKLMQQLVAATHITVRDTHDLEDLTNELRDNMADYDDFFRPIRNYLYWEPHCFNIPLCWGFRSLYDALDGVDELSEKMRGMVENLDRLDVLMPQMITQFPAMIATMKVMRSMMLTMHSTMSGTFALMDEMDTDATAMGRAFDASFNDDSFYLPPEVFENADFKRAMDLFFSPDGKTVRFILTHRDDPATPEGIARVDAVVNAAEEALKVTPLENAKISLAGTAATFKDMRDGSTYDLLIAGVAALVLIFSIMLIITRSLVAALVIVGTVALSLAAAFGLSVLIWQHILGIELHWLVLAMSVIILLAVGSDYNLLLVSRIREEIGAGINTGIIRAMGGSGKVATAAGLVFAFTMMSMVVSDLRIIGQVGSTIGIGLLLDTLVVRALMTPSIAALLGRWFWWPQRVRQRPASSLLRQTAPRPVTRSLLLPRDDSEPRP is encoded by the coding sequence ATGAACCACGATCCGCCGCTTGTTGCGCGGATGATCTACCGGCTGGCCGTGCCGATCATTCTCGGGTGGCTGGTGGTCGTCACTGCCGCGACCTTCCTCGTCCCCTCGCTGGAACACGTCGGACGAGAGTTCTCGGTGTCTCTGGTGCCCAAAGACGGCCCGTCATTCCATGCGATGCAGCGCATGGGGCACAACTTCGGAGAATCGGATTCCGACAGTGTGGCGATGATTGTCTTGGAGGGGCAACAATCGCTCGGCGACGAGGAGCATCGCTACTACGACGAGTTGGTTCGTCAGCTGCGCGCAGACCCGGCACATGTTCAACACGTACAGGATTATTGGGGCGACCCGCTGACGGCGACGGGCGCGCAGAGCGGCGATGGCAAGGCCGCGTATGTGCAATTGAATCTCGCCGGAAATCAAGGCGAAGCGCTGGCAAACGAGTCCGTGGCGGCGATCCGCGCCATCGTCGACCGGACACCGTCGCCGCCCGGCGTCGAGGCCTACGTGACCGGCGCCGCACCGCTGGTGACCGACATGAATCTCGCCGGCGACCAATCGATCATCCGAATCACCATCGTCACGCTCGCGGTGATCTTCACGATGTTGCTGTTCGTCTACCGGTCGGTGACAACCGCCATCCTGTTACTGCTCATGGTCGGCATCCAGGTGCAAGCCGCCCGGGGGGTCGTCGCATTCCTCGGTGACAACGAAATCATCGGGCTCTCAACATTTGCCGTCAATCTACTGGTATCGCTGGGGATCGCCGTCGGGACCGATTACGGCATCTTCTTCACGGGGCGCTACCAGGAGGCACGGCAAGCCGGGGAAGATCCGGTCGCGGCCTTCTATACGACCTACCGCAGCGTCGCCAAGGTGGTCCTGGCCTCGGGACTGACCATCGCCGGAGCGATCTTCTGCCTGAGCTTCGCCCGACTGCCGTACTTCCAGACCATGGGCATCCCTACCGCGGTCGCCATGGCCGTTGCCGTTGCGGTTGCGCTGACGCTGATTCCGGCGACGATCGCGGTCGGCGCCCGCTTCGGGCTGTTCGAACCGAAGCGACGGATCGTCGTCCGCCGATGGCGTCGGTTGGGCACCACCATCGTGCGGTGGCCCGCACCCGTTCTGGTCACGGCATGCGTGGTGGCGCTCGTCGGACTCTTGGCGCTGCCCGCGTACAAGACCAGCTACAACGACCGGCTTTACGTTCCCGCGGACATTCCCTCCAACGTCGGGTATGCGGCGGCTGAGCGCCATTTTCCGAAGTCCCGGATGATGCCCGACATCTTGTTGGTCGAGGCCGATCATGACATGCGGAATCCCGCCGGCGTTCTGGTGTTGGACAAGTTGGCCAAGGCCATATTCGAGGTCGAAGGGATTTCGCGGGTCCAAGGGATAACGCGGCCGGAGGGAAGTCCGATCGAACGAACTTCGATCCCATTCATGCTGAGTCTCCAGAGTGCCAGCCAGCAGCAAATCCTGCCGTTTCAGCGGGACCGCATGGATGACATGGTGGTCCAAGCCGACGATCTGGAATCGATGATCGGCATCATGCAACGGATGTACAAATTGATGCAGCAGCTGGTCGCAGCGACGCATATTACTGTTCGCGATACCCACGATCTGGAAGATCTCACGAACGAGCTACGCGACAATATGGCTGATTATGACGATTTCTTCCGGCCGATTCGTAACTATCTTTATTGGGAGCCGCACTGTTTCAACATCCCGCTCTGCTGGGGGTTCCGATCGTTGTACGACGCCCTTGACGGTGTCGACGAACTGAGCGAGAAGATGCGCGGCATGGTCGAGAATCTCGATCGACTCGATGTTTTGATGCCGCAGATGATCACCCAGTTTCCGGCGATGATCGCCACCATGAAGGTGATGCGGAGCATGATGCTCACGATGCATAGCACCATGTCGGGCACATTCGCGCTGATGGACGAGATGGATACCGACGCCACGGCCATGGGCAGAGCGTTCGACGCGTCCTTCAACGACGACTCGTTCTACCTGCCGCCGGAAGTTTTCGAGAATGCGGACTTCAAGCGCGCGATGGACTTGTTTTTCTCGCCGGACGGGAAGACGGTCCGTTTCATCCTCACGCATCGGGACGACCCGGCAACACCCGAAGGGATCGCCCGGGTCGACGCAGTTGTGAATGCCGCTGAGGAAGCGCTCAAGGTGACACCGTTGGAAAATGCCAAGATCAGCCTGGCCGGGACTGCTGCCACGTTCAAGGATATGCGCGATGGCTCAACGTATGACCTTTTGATTGCGGGCGTGGCGGCCCTGGTCCTCATTTTCAGTATTATGCTGATCATCACCAGAAGTCTGGTCGCGGCATTGGTGATTGTGGGTACGGTCGCTTTATCACTGGCGGCGGCATTCGGATTATCGGTATTGATATGGCAACACATTCTCGGTATTGAATTGCACTGGTTGGTGCTCGCCATGTCGGTGATAATCCTGCTCGCGGTGGGTTCGGATTACAACCTGCTTTTGGTGTCGCGGATCAGGGAAGAAATCGGTGCCGGTATCAACACTGGAATTATTCGTGCCATGGGTGGTAGCGGCAAGGTGGCGACCGCCGCGGGCCTGGTTTTCGCTTTTACCATGATGTCGATGGTGGTCAGTGACCTGCGCATCATCGGTCAGGTGGGGTCCACGATCGGGATCGGTCTATTGCTGGACACCCTGGTGGTGCGCGCGCTGATGACGCCGTCGATAGCCGCGCTGCTCGGACGCTGGTTCTGGTGGCCGCAACGGGTACGACAACGACCGGCGAGTTCATTGCTCAGACAGACCGCACCACGTCCGGTGACCCGGTCGTTGCTGCTCCCACGCGACGACTCTGAGCCGCGGCCGTGA
- a CDS encoding AMP-binding protein — MGDTTILTVLRERAGLQGDDPALTFIDYDQDWSGVPESLTYAQLYRRTRNVARELQRCGSAGDRAVILAPHGLDYIVGFLGALQAGRIAVPLSVPLGGVSDERVTSVLRDASPSVVLTTSPIAELVAEYVEAQPGASTPAIVEVDRLDLDDPSGSIAAAQNHTDIAYLQYTSGSTRQPAGVMMSHSNLLANFEQLMSSYFAEYGNLAPPGTSIVSWLPFYHDMGLYLGVCAPVLAGVPATLMSPVAFLQRPARWIQLLATNGRTYTAAPNFAFELAARKTSDEDMAGLDLADVLVVVTGSERVHPATLRRFTKRFAPFKLREAVVRPSYGLAEATVYVATDVADRPPAIVRFDTEKLTAGTAQRCESTGGTPLVSYGMPQSPLIRIVDSETCRECPADTVGEIWVHGDNVASGYWQKPKETAATFGGRLSTPSAGTPEGPWLRTGDLGFVSEDELFVIGRIKDLLIVYGRNHSPDDIEATIQEITKGRCVAIAVPDGSTEKLVVIFEVKTRGDSREAILDHLADLKREVTAAVFDVHGLAVADAVQVSPGSIPVTTSGKVRRALCVEQYRQGQFARLDA; from the coding sequence GTGGGGGACACAACTATTCTGACTGTGCTGCGCGAACGTGCCGGTCTGCAGGGCGACGACCCGGCGCTCACGTTCATCGACTACGACCAGGACTGGTCCGGGGTCCCGGAAAGCCTGACGTACGCGCAGCTATATCGGCGGACGCGCAACGTTGCCCGTGAACTCCAACGGTGCGGTTCGGCAGGCGACCGCGCGGTGATCTTGGCGCCGCACGGGTTGGACTACATCGTCGGGTTTCTCGGCGCGCTGCAGGCCGGCCGGATCGCGGTTCCGCTGTCCGTTCCGCTGGGTGGCGTCAGCGATGAACGCGTCACCTCGGTGCTCCGCGATGCGTCGCCGTCGGTCGTGCTCACCACCTCGCCCATCGCAGAGCTGGTGGCGGAGTACGTCGAGGCGCAACCCGGGGCTTCCACCCCGGCGATCGTCGAGGTGGACCGACTCGATCTTGATGACCCGTCCGGGTCGATTGCCGCGGCCCAAAACCACACGGACATCGCGTATTTGCAATACACGTCGGGGTCGACACGGCAGCCGGCCGGGGTGATGATGTCGCACAGCAATCTGTTGGCCAATTTCGAACAGCTGATGTCCAGCTACTTCGCCGAGTACGGAAACCTGGCTCCGCCCGGCACCAGCATCGTGTCCTGGCTGCCGTTTTATCACGACATGGGCTTGTACCTGGGAGTCTGTGCGCCGGTGCTGGCCGGAGTTCCCGCCACGCTCATGAGCCCGGTGGCTTTCCTGCAACGCCCGGCCCGGTGGATCCAATTGCTGGCGACCAATGGTCGCACCTACACGGCGGCGCCGAACTTCGCGTTCGAGTTGGCCGCACGCAAGACATCGGATGAGGACATGGCCGGGCTCGATCTTGCCGATGTTCTGGTCGTCGTCACTGGCAGCGAGCGGGTACACCCGGCAACGCTGCGACGCTTCACCAAGCGATTCGCCCCTTTCAAACTGCGCGAAGCGGTGGTGCGGCCGTCGTACGGGCTCGCCGAAGCGACGGTTTACGTGGCGACCGACGTCGCGGATCGACCGCCGGCCATCGTGCGCTTCGACACCGAGAAGTTGACCGCCGGCACGGCACAGCGCTGCGAGAGCACCGGCGGCACACCACTGGTCAGCTACGGGATGCCGCAGTCACCGCTGATTCGCATCGTGGATTCGGAGACATGCAGGGAGTGCCCGGCGGACACCGTCGGTGAGATCTGGGTGCACGGCGACAACGTCGCGTCCGGTTATTGGCAGAAGCCGAAGGAGACCGCGGCCACGTTCGGTGGCCGGCTCAGCACTCCGTCGGCCGGCACGCCCGAGGGTCCCTGGCTGCGCACCGGGGACCTGGGATTCGTCTCTGAGGATGAACTGTTCGTCATCGGACGGATCAAGGACCTGTTGATCGTGTACGGCCGCAATCACTCGCCCGACGACATCGAGGCGACAATCCAGGAAATCACCAAGGGTAGGTGTGTGGCGATCGCGGTTCCGGACGGTTCGACCGAAAAGCTGGTCGTCATTTTCGAAGTCAAGACGCGCGGCGATTCTCGGGAAGCGATCCTGGACCACCTCGCCGACCTCAAGCGCGAAGTGACCGCTGCGGTATTCGACGTGCACGGCCTGGCGGTCGCGGACGCGGTTCAGGTGTCGCCGGGGTCGATCCCGGTCACCACCAGCGGCAAGGTCAGGCGTGCACTGTGTGTGGAGCAGTATCGGCAGGGCCAGTTCGCCCGCTTGGACGCATGA
- a CDS encoding RND family transporter, whose amino-acid sequence MSTQQLDEPVDRKPPFVARMIYRLAVPIILGWVLIAYVLGAVVPPLEQVEKERSVSLIPEGAPSFEAMKRMGAHFEESNSNSVAMIVLEGQQPLGDEAHRYYDELTRQLRADTAHIQHVQDFWGDPLTAGAAQSPDGKAVYVQMSLTGDLGQALANESLAAVRDIVGQTPAPPGVSAYVTGPAALVADLSQSGNKTVLLVTGLSLAVIFTMLLLFFRSIVTAVVLLLLVGIQLQVARGVVALLGDQEIIGLSTYAVNLLVTLGIAAGTDYGIFFTGRYQEARQIGEDRLTSFYTTYRSVAKVVLASGLTIAGAVFCMSFTRLPYFKTLGIPCALGMVVAVAVALTLIPAVLALGGRFGLFEPKRKIMVRRWRRLGTAIVRWPGPILVATCAVSLIGLLALPAYEPGYNDQKYLPHDIPANEGYAAADRHFQQSLMVAPDILLIEADHDLRNPADFLILNKVAKEVQSVPGIARVQAVTRPEGKPLKHTTIPFMISMSNAGQLQLLPFQKARMDDLLKQADEISKTVGVMQRMYGLMQQLAATTSEMVARTHELQEVTDELRDHIANFDDFFRPIRNYFYWESHCMNIPVCWSIRSLFEALDGVDQISDKMRDLVGNLDELNALMPQLMAEFPAMISTMQSTRTMMLGMHSTMTGIFSQMEEMSDDATAMGKAFDTAQNDDTFYLPPEIFRNEDFKRVMDVFISPDGTTVRMLVTQQGDPVTPEGIARAGPIRTAAAEGLKGTPLETARISLTGSAAMGQDQVVGSTYDLLIAGVAALCLIFIIMLIMIRSLVAALVIVGTVAVSLGAAFGLSVLIWQHILGMQLHWLVLAIALIILLAVGSDYNLLLVSRMKEEIGAGINTGIIRAMGGTGTVVTAAGLVFAFTMMAMLASDVRTIGQVGSTIGIGLLFDTLVVRAFMTPSIAALLGRWFWWPQRVRQRPASALLRATGPRPLVRALLLSPEERSP is encoded by the coding sequence ATGAGCACCCAGCAGCTCGACGAACCGGTAGACCGAAAGCCGCCGTTCGTCGCGCGGATGATCTATCGACTCGCGGTGCCGATCATCCTGGGATGGGTACTGATCGCCTACGTCCTGGGCGCGGTCGTCCCGCCTCTCGAACAGGTCGAGAAGGAGCGCTCCGTATCGCTGATTCCCGAGGGGGCGCCGTCCTTCGAGGCCATGAAGCGGATGGGAGCGCACTTCGAGGAATCGAACTCCAACAGCGTGGCGATGATTGTCCTGGAGGGGCAGCAACCACTCGGCGATGAGGCCCATCGCTACTACGACGAGTTGACTCGGCAACTGCGAGCCGACACCGCACACATCCAGCATGTGCAGGACTTCTGGGGGGACCCGCTCACCGCTGGTGCCGCGCAAAGCCCGGACGGCAAAGCCGTATACGTCCAAATGAGTCTCACCGGCGACCTCGGTCAGGCGTTGGCGAACGAGTCCTTGGCGGCTGTCCGAGACATCGTGGGACAGACGCCCGCGCCGCCGGGGGTCTCCGCCTATGTCACCGGCCCGGCGGCCCTGGTTGCCGATCTGAGCCAGAGCGGCAACAAAACCGTCCTGCTGGTCACCGGACTCAGCCTCGCCGTGATCTTCACCATGCTGCTGTTGTTCTTTCGGTCGATCGTCACGGCCGTGGTGCTGCTTTTGCTGGTGGGAATCCAATTGCAGGTGGCCCGCGGAGTGGTCGCACTCCTCGGTGATCAGGAAATCATCGGGCTTTCAACGTATGCGGTGAACTTGTTGGTCACGCTCGGGATCGCGGCGGGAACCGATTACGGCATCTTCTTCACCGGGCGGTACCAGGAGGCCCGCCAAATCGGTGAGGATCGGTTGACGAGCTTCTATACCACTTACCGAAGCGTTGCCAAGGTTGTGCTGGCGTCCGGCTTGACGATCGCCGGAGCGGTGTTTTGTATGAGTTTCACTCGTCTTCCGTACTTCAAAACCCTGGGCATTCCATGCGCCCTGGGCATGGTCGTCGCGGTCGCGGTGGCGCTGACGCTGATCCCGGCCGTTCTGGCATTGGGCGGCCGTTTCGGGTTGTTCGAACCCAAGCGAAAAATCATGGTTCGTCGGTGGCGCCGGTTGGGAACGGCGATCGTGCGATGGCCGGGTCCAATTCTCGTGGCCACTTGCGCCGTATCGCTCATCGGATTGTTGGCATTGCCGGCGTATGAACCGGGCTACAACGACCAGAAATATCTACCGCACGATATACCCGCGAACGAGGGGTATGCGGCCGCCGACCGCCATTTTCAGCAATCGCTGATGGTGGCACCCGACATCTTGTTGATCGAAGCCGATCATGACCTCCGCAACCCGGCCGACTTCCTCATCTTGAACAAGGTGGCCAAGGAGGTGCAGTCCGTTCCCGGCATTGCTCGGGTCCAGGCTGTCACCCGACCCGAGGGTAAACCGCTCAAACACACGACGATACCGTTCATGATCAGCATGTCGAATGCCGGTCAGCTGCAACTCCTGCCGTTTCAAAAAGCGCGCATGGACGACTTGCTGAAGCAGGCAGACGAGATATCCAAAACAGTAGGCGTGATGCAGCGCATGTACGGGTTGATGCAACAACTGGCAGCCACGACCAGCGAGATGGTGGCCAGAACGCATGAGCTCCAAGAGGTGACCGACGAACTGCGTGATCATATTGCGAACTTCGACGATTTCTTCAGGCCTATTCGCAACTACTTCTACTGGGAATCGCATTGCATGAACATCCCGGTGTGCTGGTCGATCAGGAGTTTGTTCGAGGCCCTCGACGGTGTCGATCAAATCAGCGATAAAATGCGTGATCTCGTCGGTAATCTAGACGAGCTGAATGCGCTTATGCCGCAGCTGATGGCCGAGTTTCCGGCGATGATCTCCACCATGCAGAGCACCCGCACCATGATGCTGGGTATGCATAGCACCATGACTGGAATATTTTCCCAAATGGAGGAGATGAGCGACGACGCAACTGCGATGGGTAAGGCTTTTGACACCGCGCAGAACGACGACACTTTCTACCTGCCGCCGGAAATATTCAGGAACGAAGACTTCAAACGTGTCATGGACGTTTTCATATCGCCGGACGGCACAACGGTGCGCATGCTGGTTACGCAGCAGGGCGACCCGGTGACACCGGAGGGGATAGCGCGGGCGGGTCCGATTCGGACCGCGGCGGCCGAGGGCCTCAAGGGGACGCCGCTGGAGACCGCCAGAATTTCCCTCACCGGCAGTGCGGCAATGGGGCAAGACCAAGTGGTTGGTTCAACCTACGATCTCTTGATCGCCGGCGTCGCAGCGCTCTGCCTGATTTTCATCATCATGCTGATAATGATCCGCAGTTTGGTGGCCGCCTTGGTCATCGTGGGGACGGTGGCGGTTTCGCTGGGTGCGGCATTCGGACTTTCGGTGCTGATCTGGCAGCACATCCTCGGCATGCAACTGCATTGGCTGGTACTCGCGATTGCGCTGATCATTTTGTTGGCGGTCGGATCGGACTACAACCTGCTGCTCGTCTCACGGATGAAGGAGGAAATCGGCGCCGGCATCAACACGGGGATCATCCGGGCGATGGGTGGTACCGGCACGGTCGTGACTGCAGCGGGGTTGGTGTTCGCCTTCACCATGATGGCCATGCTGGCCAGTGACGTGCGCACCATCGGCCAAGTGGGCTCGACCATCGGGATCGGCCTGCTGTTCGACACCCTGGTGGTGCGCGCGTTCATGACCCCGTCGATTGCCGCACTGCTGGGTCGGTGGTTCTGGTGGCCGCAACGGGTGCGACAGCGGCCGGCAAGTGCGCTCCTGCGGGCGACGGGGCCCCGGCCGCTGGTCCGTGCGCTCTTGCTGAGTCCGGAAGAACGCTCCCCCTGA
- a CDS encoding heme-binding protein translates to MKASKTTVYRGLGGMLAGGLLGAAASATIALPAASAAPDNCSASDVATTVSSVQESVGGYLSANPEVDQALSEIAKKPAEQAQAAYQTYFAENEDVAGELRSIQQPVRTLSEECGLQVTPSQSLEALEAI, encoded by the coding sequence ATGAAAGCTAGCAAGACGACTGTGTACCGCGGACTCGGCGGAATGCTTGCCGGGGGCCTGCTCGGTGCAGCCGCCAGCGCTACGATCGCGCTGCCCGCGGCTAGCGCGGCCCCGGATAACTGCAGCGCCAGCGACGTGGCCACCACGGTCAGCTCCGTGCAGGAGTCCGTGGGCGGTTACCTGTCCGCCAACCCCGAGGTCGACCAGGCTCTGAGCGAGATCGCCAAGAAGCCGGCCGAGCAGGCGCAGGCGGCCTACCAGACCTACTTCGCCGAGAACGAGGACGTTGCCGGCGAGCTGCGCAGCATCCAGCAGCCCGTGCGGACCCTCAGCGAGGAGTGCGGCCTTCAAGTGACGCCGTCGCAGTCCCTCGAGGCGCTCGAGGCCATCTAG
- a CDS encoding alpha/beta fold hydrolase: protein MNLAYDDRGHGEPVLFIAGQGGLGRTWGLHQVPAFLAAGYRVITFDNRGVGATANADGFTTATMVADTAELIERLDAAPVRIVAVSMGSYIAQELMLARPELVRQAALMATRARHDRTREFFRTTERTLAQSGVRLPTRYEAKLRLLDSFSPKTLNDDRSVQDWIDTFTMWPAASTPGIGAQYDVAPETDRRPAYGSITTPVLVIGFAEDLVMPPHLGAEVAAALPNGRYLEVADTGHLGFLERPHAVNKAVLDFFAGGAGRG, encoded by the coding sequence ATGAACCTGGCGTACGACGACCGCGGCCACGGTGAACCCGTGCTGTTCATTGCCGGCCAGGGCGGCCTTGGACGTACCTGGGGTCTCCACCAGGTCCCCGCGTTCCTGGCGGCCGGCTATCGGGTCATCACGTTCGACAACCGGGGCGTCGGCGCGACCGCAAACGCAGACGGGTTCACAACGGCAACGATGGTGGCCGACACAGCGGAGCTGATCGAGCGGCTCGATGCGGCACCGGTACGCATCGTGGCTGTCTCGATGGGTTCCTACATCGCCCAGGAGTTGATGCTCGCCCGCCCCGAACTGGTGCGGCAGGCAGCGTTGATGGCCACGCGTGCTCGCCACGATCGCACGCGCGAGTTCTTCCGCACCACCGAACGGACCTTGGCGCAGTCCGGCGTCCGACTCCCGACCCGCTACGAAGCGAAACTGCGTTTGCTTGATAGCTTTTCACCGAAGACCTTGAACGATGACCGGTCGGTTCAAGATTGGATCGACACGTTCACGATGTGGCCCGCGGCGTCGACCCCCGGGATCGGCGCCCAGTATGACGTCGCCCCGGAAACCGATCGACGACCGGCCTACGGGTCGATCACCACCCCGGTGTTGGTGATCGGATTCGCCGAAGACCTCGTGATGCCCCCGCACCTGGGCGCCGAAGTAGCTGCGGCCCTTCCGAACGGCCGGTACCTGGAGGTGGCGGACACCGGCCATCTGGGCTTTCTGGAGAGACCACACGCAGTGAACAAGGCGGTGCTGGACTTCTTCGCCGGCGGCGCCGGCCGGGGGTAG